GGAAGTCTCTGGGAGCCTCGAGTTCCGCCAACACGTCCAGCAGCGCCCAGGCGGGCACCCCGTGTGAGTCCTGCGCCGGCGCACTGCACCCCGCCTCCAGAGCGGCTCTTCATTTGATCCCAGTCTGACTTCAGGACATTTCCTGTTCCTCCTACAATAGTTTATGAACAATTGGACGAGGTTCCAAATTATTTTGTGCTGACTGGCATCTGTCGCTCCATTATGTCTCAAATGTATAGCATTTGGGCAGTACGTTTATGGTGTGTACTCTTGGGTGTTATTTTAGGGGGTTCCCTTGCTACTACAGGAAACTCCTTACTGAAGTTCTCGCAAGGATTCTTGATTCTGTACTTTTAATGTTTAAACTGTCATGCATCTGGACGCTGTAAAGGGGGCATAGCATTTTACTTTCAGTGTTAAAATGAATGTGCAGaaaattgttttattgctttaacttattgcaccccccccccccccctcaactTTTTAAATCTCCTTTACAGCAAAGGGAAAATATGCGGGGGGTAACCCTGTGTGCCCACGGCCCACACCTGCTTGGCAGAAGGGCATTGGGGATTTCTTTGGTGGCCCCAGCCGCCGACCAGAGAAGGAGAACCAGCTGCCCTCAGATGATGAGGAAGCGGGGGGCAGCGGAGTCGGCAAAGCTCCCAGAAAGTAGGTGACCGTTGGCTTAACCTTAAATGCCATGTAATCGCAGTTTCCAGTGAATTGTTAGCTACAGGAAGTCTTTCCAAGATCTCTCACTAGGTGAACAGAGAGCCTATTTGCCTAATGGAGAACTTGgaagaaagaagagaaaggtgggggggggggggataacaGTGTTTGGTTTATGTCTTTAACTCATAGTATATTAAAGGCTGGCTGCATGGGCTCATGTTTCAAAACTGGATGACATTTCACTGAAGTGTCAAGAAGGCATTCCTTCTTTAAGGGACTTCAAGGATGATCTACATGTGAGATGCAgatattaactttatttttcaaagataataaaatgtatacacacCTACACAATTTAAGTAGGTGGCTGTATGACTAGGTTAGTGTACAACTCTTAAATTGCCATGTTAAGGTTGTTTGCAGTCCTGTGTGTTAGATACAGTGGAACAAATGGGTCTGACCTTGCTACCTTCAAGGATGGAAAGGCATACCAGTCTTCAGATCCCATGGGGAGGGTAGTTCAATATCAAGCACATGCAGTGAAGTTGTCCTAAGTATTACCTGCACAGTCCCCTGGCAAAACCATTCAAGCtctgttaaaaatgtatatatgaacATGTTTGTCTTTGAAGTGAAAACCTAAGTTGCTTGACTGCTGATATACATTGATCAGATTTACCCTTGCACATATTCACATCTTTGTGACTGTAAAAGCCAGGATCTCTACAggccttttatatttattcaatcCCACTGTGGGACCTGGAATGGTATATGAAATATTGAAGTCTAGATGAGGGAGATAACTGGGAGCTTAGACTGTGCTTTATTCACAGTGGTATAGTGGTAGCACTAGAGCACCCAGGACAGAGGTATTAACTGCTTCTGCTGTGCAAGACTTGAGGTGATtccaggagtgagtgagtgagtgagtgagggaggaCTGACTTGTGCGTCTCTTCCAGAGCCCGGCCTTTGCCTGATGAAGACGAAGCTGAAGAGGACTGAGCTGTCTTcctttctttactttttttttttttagatctgAAAAGCCATGATTAATACTTGAAAAGGCTGGGTTTTTAGTACCGTGTACatctttgtatatatatatttttttttgtacagaagtttaataaaaaaaatctaaatttgtGCTTGTTTGTATCCTTAAAGTCCCCAAATGTCTGTGCTGTGAATTCCCGTTGTCCTTTTTGCCCCACTCAACGAATGTTCAGCTCTTCATGCATGCTAACTCCTTAATATAGCTAGGTGTCTGGCAAGCTGTTGGAAGGTTTCAATAGTGCGTTACTAGTGTTTTGTAAGTTTAGGTTTCCCAGTCTTTTATGTAGCTTCTTCCCCCTCTTTGTTTAGGGTCACTAGAGGTTTTAACAATTGTCAGGTGATTTGAGATGAATTCAGATCTGTGGCGTTTTCAAAGTGTATGAACCACTAATCAAGAAAGGAATACAGGCTGAGTTCTGTTCATCACACCTCACTTGaggtattttaatttaacttttttagCATTGCCTGTAGGTGTAGAGCAGTGTACATGGGTGTATATATGGCCACTTTCCAGTGTGAAAGCCTTTTTCTGGACTGATGATAGTGGTTAAAGGAAACCTTTAATGTATATCTTTTTGACTTCTAGGACTACCCAAGATACTTACCATCTGCTttgatctatagcttcccttttccatgtcattccTGCCAAGTGTGTGTAACCTATCTAGCCTCAAGGCTACACTTAGTTTACATGTGCCTTAAACATTCTTATACTATAATATATTGGCTTGTATAATGGGAACCCATGTACCCCGAATGTAGTGGTTTTAGCATCCACCAGTTATTTCAAAATGGTGCTTTATGTTGAGTTGGGATAGCTACATTGAACCACAAGAGGGTGCTAACCTAAAAGAAAACGGCCTGCTACCCAGCCTCACCCGcatttaatacaatttgaatTTCTCTAATACTCCAGTGTTCTCCTTTGAGAAGTTTTAGATCATTGCatacttttaaaacatttgtttcccATTGTGTAGGAGAGTGTTTAAGCAAATAAAAGGGTGCATACTATTTGGCAATGCGTGAGTAAGAAGCAATATTTACCCCACCTAGCTTCCTTCTTTTTTGTCCTACGTTTTCCCAGTTAAGGCAAGAAAAGCCAATTACAATGCTATCACAAGCTATATTCCATAGTACATTCTGCAAATAAAACCAGACATTCACTGTTCCCCTAAGCATTCAAAaaagggagaaaaataaaataagtcttAGTCATCAGAGTTCACTGAGGGATTGTCTCAAAATGGCTCATCTCTGAAGATCTGAGGTGTCTGTCAGCTGGATTTAATTTTACCACAGATGGAATGGATTGAACATGATTAAGTTCCTTACAGTAGACAATCTATAAAGTGGTAAATAGCCATGATATTGCCAAGTAGAGTTAGTGTAATTAGATTTCTGTGAGAATGACCTATATCTGCTAGCAAAAATGTGAAGCGATGAGTAGCAGATTCTGTTGAAGGTGACACTGAAAAGGAAGAATGAAGAATATTTAGTAAGAATAAAGGAGTCCAATCCAAGGATATCATGGGTTGCATTTGTATCTTTTTCAGGTTTTCAGATCCTCTGTTAAAATATTATTGTGCGGCGGAACATTTGCAAGTCTTAAATTTATTAATTACATGGATAAATAGCACAGTTGCTAATTTTGATTGATCTATTTTAGTTGCTTATTTTAGctgtatacaaaatacaagttttcTCTGATATTGCATATAATATTCCAGTTTACCATTAAGAACAGTGACACCCTGTGGCTTTTGTTTGTAACCATCTTTACAGGGATTGATCTTGCTGTGTATGTATCTGCATGCCATGTCGGCTTTGATTAGTGGTGGGTTATCCAGACAGCAAGTTTTAATTAGTAACATGTTCCCCTGGCCATGCgggaatgcacacacacacacaaactaactGTGACATTTTAAGATCCCATAACTGGATTATGGCAGACTTTAATGCACAGAGGATTAGATGAGGGGAGGGCTGGGAAAGCTGTAGAAATGCGAGACGAGATTAACTGGAGAGGTGTTCAAAGAGGATTAGCAGAGGACTCTTAATGGGAAGAAAGAAGATCTTGAACGACGTTCAGACATTGTAGTCAAAACCCTTAATTGCTATAACATCTTTAGAGAAGGCCTAACGATGCTTTGCAGGAATGGAGCAGACACTAATTGAGTAGAGGAGAGCGGGCAGAATGAAGCGCTTAAGGGTATCCTGCACATGAAGGGAGGCTTAAGTACTATACATGTCAAGGCCAGAGCTGATAACACAACCACACTTTAGGGAAATATGGCAAGAAATCGTCACTGCAGAGGGGCGGGAGGGCTTATTTTGCCATATGTAGGCAATAAAAATATTGAATAGACACCTCCAGATctttcaaacatttaaaacaaacatgtatggCAAAAAGGCATGGCAGGATGCTATTTCGATTCCCATGTATACCTACTTTGAGGAAAGAAATAGATTAGTTAATTGGAATACACAAATCTATCTATGAACTTTTACCATTCTGTACAATAAAGCTCCTTCCAGTTatggtatttattttgtggttgCTACTGAAAAGTATGACACCTCCTTTCCCCGCCACTTATGAGCACTTTAGTTGCAGAAATGTGTGTGAGACTGATTGTTTGAACAAAAAGGCTGTGTACTCCAGTGAGTCTTTCACACTATTCAGGCTCCATACATTATAAAAACTATCAAATGGAGAAGTCAACAAAAGGAATACACTGAGGATCCATAGTACAGCATTATGGAggatattatttttgtattgctacTTTGAACCTCATCCATGTTGTACTCTATTTTGCGTAGGGGCTCATTTTTTCAATCTTGTGTTTTAAGTCCTTTTTACAGTGACCTCTATGTATACAGTTAATAATGATAGTCCCTGTCTACAATATTATCTCCTTGTGGCTGTAATTGCATGTTGGTCTCTGTCAGGAGGCAAATTAATCACTGTAGTGGCAATTCATTAGAGGTTTGCTGTGGAAATGAGCCAGGGAACCTCTGTGAGCAGGCCAGGCTGCTGTTCACCTTCCTTCTCTGCTCACAGGAAAATGAGCGCTGGTTTTCTTTTCCCCAGTTCCAGTCTGGGATCACAGAAAACTCTGGTAAATAGAGCAAGAGAGCCTGCAGCAAAACAAATCTCAGCATTCGAGAAGTTGAATATGCAGTGTGTGAGTTTTTCCCCTGGCATGCCTTCTACTATATTTCAGCACCTCTTTCCTCACCTGCTTTCATAGGGAAACCTTTTTTtccagcaaaacaaacaaacaaagcgaTCTGTACTGACCTATAATTGCCGGGCAGGAAGAACCCCAGGGATGTGACAACAAATGTAGTTCCATTCTGATTCTTTCATCTGAAACTTCTTTAAAGTACAAGACTACGTTTATAAAGAACCCCCTACAGCACTGTTTCCAGACCTGTGGTACAGGGAATGATCTGTGAGTATTTTTCCAGTTATCCTGGGAAGTCTTGAAAAGCCTTCAGGCTCAAGTAAACAAGCATCTCATAACAATCGCTTCAAGTTTTCCTTTCCGGTGCTTTGTGGCTCTGCCCTGCAGGTGAGCCCTGTGGAAAAGAATTACAAAGGTTGGCTCCACAGTGAACCATGATGGCTGGTATTTCACTACAAGGAAAAAGGAAGAAATTgactaaattaataattttaaaaaatgtacaaaagaGAAATACACAGTTCAATTACCACGACATAAAAAGATATGTGTGTACTTTACagtaatattatttttagattATACAGAAGTGTGGGAGATCAGCGTCCTGAGCTGTAAATGTCAGGGAATTACAGATTGAATGCACTGAGcttcaatttaaaatattacaggACACAACTGAGCGGAGTACATCTGCTGGTATGTGGAGCACATCCCAATGAGGGAAGCTTGACAACATAAATGCTGGTTTACATATTTCTCTTCACGTTAAGATTGAGTAAAACATCCTGTGACTGTGTCAATATCAAGGGAATTCCCTCAGTCTCTGTATCCATTATTTATGACAGAAAACCTTGGATCTTTCATCCTGTGAAAGTTTCTACATTATTCTGCTGCTCCATAGTAACGCATCAATAAACACCTGATAAATCTACCAACCATCAGTGCAGACAATTGTTACTAGACTAGGCCTGTTTCACAAACTTAAGTACTTTATTTGCATGTGTAAATGATTATATGATTTGAATTGAATgttcaaaatgtatatttttgcgTGGGTGAGGGATTCCAGTCGACACCCAGACTCCCCAAAATGTCTCAGTTAAAACATAATTTCACATATATGACGTTGGATTATATAATATTCCATGTGTGGAGCTGTGAGTTGTACTCCCTACTGTAATGCATGGATTTGACAGTTCCAgaaataaatttaaatttaaatgagaaaCCAGCAGTGCCCTTGAGTTGCGGAAATGTTTCTTGGCTAATATGGTCTAAAACTGGAAGTGCTGTAATTATCATCTGTATAATGAAAGCCTCAGGATGATTGTTTTGCATGGGACCTTGATTTCAACACCTCCTGGAAAAGATGGTTTACAGTTCAAAGTAACACTTCAGCGAGTTTAGAATGAAGGTCTATTGTTCTAATTTCTGGCTACAATTCACctgcaacaaaaacaaagcccaGAAATAAGATGTTCAtggtgtgtttattattattattattattattatgattatattatattatactatctCCATGACAACTAGGACTCTCCACGATCCGCACGGATGGGGGCGCTGGCGGGTTCACCCCTCACCCGGAAGTGATCGTGATCCCAGGCGGGCGGTGCTGGATCAGCACTTCCGGGACTGCAGGAGCCTTTCACAGCTCCGAAGACAGAGCAAGAAGGAAAAGGGGAAAAGGCTGCAGGATAAAATATAAAGGTTTAACACGTCCCGAATCGTCTGCAACTGGTACCGAACAAGGATCGCTTAACCCGGCAGATTAAACGTATCCAACATCCGAGAGAAAGTAAGTCCAGATTGTGGTTTTATTTCTTCCCTATTCCCCCCCTTCCTATTGCAAGAAACAAATGACTATTATTAGCGATCTCAGTCACACCACTCACcaggaaatatatttaaataacgtTGCTGTTGCTGAGAGGGAAAAGGGGGTAATTGTGTTCACGTTCACACGCATCTTGTGTACTGCCTAAATTTGATtgtgggaatatatatatatatatatcaatgagATTTTCCCAATGTAAGAAATGCACACATCGAAACCGATCGATGTGTTCTCGTAAAGCGTGTTTTGCTTTGTCTAAAGCAATCTCACTATTACTGTCTTTAAAAATTACCATTAacctacattattttaaataataatgatttcaaATACTGTGTTCAAAGTTATTTGTTCCTGCTAGCAGTGCACCAGAGTAGTGATCTTTTTTGTACAACAAATGTTCACGTTAAACATTAGAAAGCCAATACTTCTTACAGTATTCTGCTTGTATTGCTAACATTACTCCGTCATCGATATTTCACTTTAAGCCAACAGAGATCAACTTTATTTTTGAATGACAggattttctctctctatccaATATCAATTCAATCGGTTGAAGAAGTGTATTCAGTATGTCGAAGGCAagggttgtttttttggtttgtgtaAGTTAATGAAAGTGCAGCATAACGTCCAATTTACTTAACGAGGTCCCCTGTACACATGGAGGCTGTTTTCCTGATTGGAAATACAGTGAAGGGTGAGCAGCACACCCTAAATCCCTGCTTTCCGTTACATTACACTGTGGGGGGATGTTAGCAATGCCAGGGTTTCAGGGTAAGGGCATGAGATGAGTATGTGACCGGGCCAGGCCCACATACAGAGCCCAGACTGGCCTCAGATCACACAACATTGTGAAGAATTGATGAGTAAGATGTTACAACTGGTAACTGTAAGAATTAATTTAATAAGTATTCCAATTTAAGTACCCCGTCTCCCCTCCATTAAAACCTCAAGTATGAAGTCGCCATGCAGTGTATATCTATAGGCACCATGGTGACAGTGGGTGCCCCAGTGACTtatctgtttgtgtgtgggttTTTTTCTTCACATTGCCCACAACATACCTACCTGTCAACTGGACCTTTTGAAAGTGTGAGCCCTCTCTTCAGATTCTACCTACATAGATTCCTTTTCCCGGCACATCTGTTTCTGAAGCCCATGTGGAGGCCTCTCTGGGTGTGTTTTTGAGGCCACACCCCAATGCAGTAAGAAAACTAGGTGTCCGGGTCACAAAGTAAATCCTCACTCATACTGTGTGCGTAATTGTTGATTACAGTCAGGTAATCATTCAGAACAGCGCACCAAGGCCTCTAAAACAGTTGTTCAGGCAGTGCTTCATGGCAAATCGCTGTAGacttttttttacctttaaCTCCTGACGTGATTGTGTGACATCACAGCAGCCCACTGTGGAGACGTAAATAGCTTTCCCTCACTAGACCTCATGAACTTTTACTTGACATATAGTTTTTATGTCTTGACATAAGCCGTTACTACCAGAACCCATGCACTCTCTGAGTCGTCTAAAAACTGTCTTTAACAGGACTGCTACTAATCTGGAAATCTATAATCAACGTTGGTGTTGTAAAGCATGTGTGGATGAGTCTTTTTCTGGGCAGTTTACTCACTTTGTTGTCAAAGTCATAGCTAGTATTTAATCTAGCCATTGAGACACAAATAATTCAAACTCACACAGGAGAAGCGTAATTGAAATTCCACTTTTTCTAATTATGGGACCAAAACCATCAGAGAAAGTAGCCTACTCTGACTTAATTTGATGTTTTCGCACTATAAGTTATCCATCTCTAGTTACACACACAAGATTTATCTTAATCTTTTGTGCAGTTGACATAACGTCAACTATATTAGCTGCTGGTGGGCCATTCACTTCCAgtcctatttttcttttttcctgcaTTCTTCCATTGTTCTGCTTAGGTTAGTCAACTGCTACACTGATTTACTTTTTGTTCAAGTGAAATTATCATGAGCAAGGTTTTTGCTTATTATAGTCACTGTCTGTTTGGTGTCAGATCAAGGTGTGATCTTCATATGATTTGGAGATTGCATCAGCaaaagaacaataaaataataaaaaagcttcCCTTTCTGCAATCTTATGTTTAAATTAGTTAAATCTCTCCTAGATCATTACCTCTTTTTAAGCTCTGCGTAGTATATCTTATTTTGGCCAGAATGAGACAGTGTACCGTTCTACTATGATAAAGTGTTTAGCAATACTCAATTTATCAAGCTGTTAGATctcttttaaatgcttttacatTGGAGGTTGTAGCTGTATATTATCTGAATCAGGTTATCTAcagcaaaataatccagaaatgTCCTTTTCTCAGCTGATTGTTTACAGGCTTCATGTAAGATTTAATGGGCATGTCATTCTTGACATGATTTATACAAACTAAATAGGCCTTGCTTATGGGACCTAGAAATTACTCTGTTTTGTGGCTTAAAGTCTTACAAGAAAAACTTAAGAGCATTTTGCCTgaatgccattttaacattttgtccCAGCTCACAGATCCAGTCCAATAGCAATGTTCATGATGAGGCcagttaaatgtaatgtaacagCTCTAACTGTTGCCTCAGTACTGTGGCAGTTTGGGAAAGAGAGTTATGAGGAATTCAGACAGCAGTGTCATATAGACATTTATTTGATCTGTTAAAGTCCCCACTCTGTAACTGTGTCAGAAACAAATGAGAACTATCACCTTTCTTAGTTCTTAGTTCCCTAAAGATGATTAAAACTAAATATCTAAATACTAGTTCTGTAGATTCTTGTTTAATGGTGCTGCTTTGAGAATAAAAAAGTCTTTGGCATGATGAGAAGTACACTGCACAGTGTCGTTTGGGTAATAGAGTACTTTGTCTCTGATGCCAAAGTGATAATTTACACCAGGGATTTTTAACAGTTGTTTGAAAGAGATGGGAAAGATTTTTTTGAgtctcttttgttttgtttttttaaggttaATGCACTTTATTTCTGCCTGAAAGGTCACTGTCCCTACACTTGTCTTCATCTCTCTTGCACTTGTAAGAGGGCTGTGCTGCTGATCAACTGAGCTGATTAACAATTGGTGGTCTCTATATTGTGGTacgtgaaaagaaaaaagaaaatcatgttAACTGTATAATAAGTTGTTACACTGCTACATTCAGTTCTCAaccaacaaaaatgtaaatctatTCTGCATGATTCTGGTACAAGCACACTGTggttatttagttttttgtttgtttgcttaattaaatcattaaaagtCTTGTGCTGGAATGGATGAAAGGGGAATGACTCTTTGGGAAAAGCCCAGTTGCTTACATGTTCCATTActgcaaacacagagagaaggaAAACTCACTTGTTACTCAGCAGTTTTCTTTTTAGCTTTGTGAAATTAGCTCTGACTTGAAACAAGTGTAGGTGTACCTGAAAATATGTAGGACACAGCACTGAAgcaagtgtttattttaagcAGGTTTCTGAACTCAGAAGAGAAGATCAGAAACTTAAAAGGCATTCAGTAAAGGCTGCTGTGCTTTCTGTTTGGTATCTGAGTTTTTTTTACTCAGACTTGAGAAATGAGCATCTTTTTGGTTTTCAAGCAAAAGCAGGCTTCTGAGCTATGTTATGTACAGCTAAATCTACCTGTGGACAGCAAGAGCTCATCGGTGGATAAGCTGGAGATGACTTGAGTAAACTGACACTGATTCACTTTAATTTAGAAATAGTCACCACAGAGGAAAGCCTTAAAGGAGTTACAAATCTTTGAAATCCTGCTTTCCCCAGGTTCCTTCTTTACATTGTTGACtgtgaattaaaaaatgttttaaaacagtgGTCTTACCTGCTTACCTGTTTGTCTGTTAACAGAATAATTTCAGTGGTGAAGAATCTGTCATTCTGGCCTAAGATAGATAAATGGCTGACCACATTTTCTGAATGTGTTCATTTTGTGGTTTCTTT
The genomic region above belongs to Amia ocellicauda isolate fAmiCal2 chromosome 4, fAmiCal2.hap1, whole genome shotgun sequence and contains:
- the pclaf gene encoding PCNA-associated factor; amino-acid sequence: MVRTKADSVPGTYRKAVAASAPRKSLGASSSANTSSSAQAGTPSKGKYAGGNPVCPRPTPAWQKGIGDFFGGPSRRPEKENQLPSDDEEAGGSGVGKAPRKARPLPDEDEAEED